Below is a window of Desulfomicrobium macestii DNA.
GTCGCGAGCGTACTGCGTCCTCTCCGCGGGCGGAGCTCCGCTTGATGTGATCAGGAAATACATCCAGAATCAGGGCAAAGACGCCGAATAACTCCACCCTGGACGAGGATGGAGAATGCGTCGGGAATTTGGTTCAAGGTGTGAAGGGCGCAAACAATAACACCGGGAGGTATCCATGGGACTGAAAAACTGGCTGCTGCTCATGCTCACGGTTTTCGTCATTCAGGGCTGCGTCATCGCGCCCGCCGCGCCGCCGCAGCGGCATGGGCCGCCGGATCACGCCCCGGCCTACGGCTACCGCACTACGTACCGCTACTCTTATTATCCGGATGTCGGGGTGTATTTTGATCTGGACCGCAAGATCTATTTCTACCTGGACCGGGGATGGCGCAGCGCGGTGGTCCTGCCGCGGGCGCTGCGGGTTCGGTTGGGCAGTCCGGTGAGCATGGAGCTCGATCTTGACAAACCGTATCACCGTTATGACGAGCACAGGTCCACGTATCCGCCAAGCAAAAAGAAGAACAAGCGGTGGTGATCATCTCGCCGGATTTTGAAGTGATCGCACAGGAGCCCGGATTTTTTGTCGTGCACAAAGACCCGGGGCTTGATTTTCATGATTGCGACGGCCGTCCCGGGCTGTGCACTCTGGTCCGGGATCGGTTGGGCCGGAGAGTTTTTCCGGTGCATCGTCTGGACAAGGCCACCTCCGGGTTGCTGCTTCTGGCCGAAAGCCGGGAGTGGGCCGGGGTCCTGGCCGGGCTGTTTCGGGAACGCGCCGTGAGCAAATACTACGTCGCCCTTTCGGACATGGCCCCGCACAAAAAGCAGGGGCTCATTCAGGGCGACATGATCCGTTCGCGCCGGGGTAGCTGGATGCTGGCCCGGACCATGGAGCGTCCGGCAAGGACGCGGTTTCTGAGCTGGTCCGTGCGGCCGGGCCTGCGCCTCTTCGTCCTGAAACCCATGACCGGGCGCACGCATCAGCTGCGCGTGGCCATGAAGAGTCTGGGCGCGCCTGTCCTGGGCGATGTCCTCTATCATCCCATTGTCCCGGAGTGGCCGGATCGCATGTATCTGCACGCCCACACCCTGCGTTTTTCCCTGGACGGAAAGGATTTTGCCTACGCCTGCCCGCCCAAAAGCGGAGTCATGTTTCTGGAGGATGCGACCAGGAGCGCCCTTGAGGCCCTGGGGCCGCTGGACGCCCTTGCGTGGCCAAGGAGCGCGGGAAGTTTTTCGAGGATGTAGCTTTTGTGTTTGCTGGAGACGCGGTCAGGTATCGAGCAGGTTGTTGCCCTTGACGCGCATGCGGGCGTTCAGGGCGTCGATGCGTTCCTGCAGGCGTGCGCGGCGGTGTTCGTTCTTTTCACCATAGTAGGAGCGCAGCAGAAAGTTGCGGCAATGAAACAGGGTGTGCGACTCCTGATCGATATCGACCAGTTTTCCGCAAATGGCGCAGGTGCTGAATTTGGCCATGGATCACATCCCCTTGGGCGGCTGAAAGGGGGCGTTTGAATTGTCTTCCCAGGATATGCCGGTCAGCAGACGGTACATCTTGAGCGCTTCGATATGTTCCGGAGACAGACCCAGGGCGAGTTTGATGCATTCCAGCGCGTTTGCCGGCTGGGCATCGCAGAAATAGGCTTTGGCCATGTTGTAGTGAATGTTCTCATCCTTGGGGCTAAGCTGGACGGCCTGAAAATAAGCCTGGATGGCTTCCTTGTACTGTTTTTCCTGACGCAGTCTGATGCCCAGCGTATTGTATGGATTGGGCGCGTTGATGTCGTATTTGACGATTTCGACGAATATTTTTTTGACCTTGGCAAAGTTGTTGAGCTTTGCATATTCTTCGGCCGCTTTTTGCAGGTAATGACGATAGCGGTCGGTGTCGTTCTTGCCCAGATAGGCTTGGGCCAGTCCTTCGTAAGCCTTGATGAAGGTCTGGTTGCGGGCCAGCGACTGGTTGAAGGCCTGGATGGCGTCGGACCACTTCTTGTCCACCAGAAACTGGCAGCCTCGGAAGAAGAGGCGACTGGCCTGTTCGTCCTCCTGGTTGACGACGAGGGTCAGGTCGCCGATGGCGTCCTCGTATCGGCCCTGGACGATGAGCGTCTCGGCCTGCTCCACGGTTTCGCGATCGCTGTCCTGGGTTTGCACCATCTTTCTGGACTGGGCCATATGCTTTTCCAGGGCCGACAGGTTGTAGGGGCGCAAAACCAGTCCCGAACATCCGGCCGAGATGACGCCAAGCACGAACTCCTCGGCCCGCTCCGCCGAAATGACCAGAATGTGGAGATATTCCGCCTGCCGGACTTCGCGCAGGGCGCTGACGAACTCGGCGATGGTCAGGTCCTCGACTTCCGTGTCGACGATGATGATCCGGGCCGGATTGAACTTGATGAATTCCACCGCCGCCTTGCCCGAGGAAAATCGCGCGCAGTTGCTGTATCCGAGCTTGGCAAGGTGATCCCTGGTTTCCTGGAAAAGGGAGTCTTGGCTTGTGGCCACGAAAACGAGATCCGTCATTCCCATGTGCTTAGATGTCCTGTTTTCCTACGTGTTCTTAGGTGGTGCTGGGCAATTGTCTTACGCGTTTAGTGCGTAGTTCACAAGCATTCGGCTGCTCCCGCCGCGTATTGGTCCTTGACATCCCCCCTGCCCGTTACGCTACCCGGAATAAGTTCGCCTGCCTTTTGATCAATTTTCATACGCAGCAGCGCCGCTGGCCTCCCGCCCGCGGACATCAACTTTCGGCCCAGGGCCGTTGGTCTTCCCATGGAAATCAAGAAAAAAATCGAAATTCTCGCCCCGGCCGGTGATATTGACAGCTTTTTGGCCGCCATCGCCGCCGGCGCCGACGCCATTTATTGTGGGCTTAAAAATTTTTCCGCGCGCATGGAGGCGGAGAATTTTTCCCTGACCGAGCTCGCGGCCCTGACCGAGCTTGCCCATGCCAAGGGCATTCGCGTGCATGTGGCCATGAACAACCTGCTCAAGACTCCCGAGCTGGACCAGGCCGGCCGTCTCATTCACCGGCTGCAAACCCAAGTCGGGCCGGACGCGCTGATCGTGCAGGATCTCGGACTGCCCGCGCTGGCCCGGCAGGCCGGGTTCAAGGGCGAGCTGCATCTCTCCACTCTGGCCAACGGCGGAACCATCGCCGGACTGCCGCAGATCCTGGCGCTGGGCGTGGACCGGCTGGTGCTGCCCCGGGAGCTGTCCATTGACGAGATCAAGGCCGTCGCCGCCCGTTGCCCCGACGAGCTGGGCCTTGAGGTGTTTGTGCATGGCGCGCTGTGCTATGCCGTCTCGGGCAGGTGCTACTGGTCGAGTTATCTGGGCGGCAAAAGCGGTCTTCGCGGCCGTTGCGTGCAGCCTTGCCGCCGTCAGTATCAGCAGAAGAGCCAGAAGACCTCGTTCTTTTCCTGCGACGACCTGTCCCTGGACGTGCTGGTGCGCCCTTTGAGCGGGGTGGACAAGGCCTGTTCCTGGAAGATCGAGGGGCGCAAGAAGGGGCCGCATTACGTGTATTACACGGTCACGGCCTATCGCATGCTGCGTGACGCCGGCGATGATCCGGCCCAGCGCAAGGCGGCTCTGGGGCTTTTGGA
It encodes the following:
- a CDS encoding pseudouridine synthase, whose product is MVIISPDFEVIAQEPGFFVVHKDPGLDFHDCDGRPGLCTLVRDRLGRRVFPVHRLDKATSGLLLLAESREWAGVLAGLFRERAVSKYYVALSDMAPHKKQGLIQGDMIRSRRGSWMLARTMERPARTRFLSWSVRPGLRLFVLKPMTGRTHQLRVAMKSLGAPVLGDVLYHPIVPEWPDRMYLHAHTLRFSLDGKDFAYACPPKSGVMFLEDATRSALEALGPLDALAWPRSAGSFSRM
- a CDS encoding tetratricopeptide repeat protein; its protein translation is MTDLVFVATSQDSLFQETRDHLAKLGYSNCARFSSGKAAVEFIKFNPARIIIVDTEVEDLTIAEFVSALREVRQAEYLHILVISAERAEEFVLGVISAGCSGLVLRPYNLSALEKHMAQSRKMVQTQDSDRETVEQAETLIVQGRYEDAIGDLTLVVNQEDEQASRLFFRGCQFLVDKKWSDAIQAFNQSLARNQTFIKAYEGLAQAYLGKNDTDRYRHYLQKAAEEYAKLNNFAKVKKIFVEIVKYDINAPNPYNTLGIRLRQEKQYKEAIQAYFQAVQLSPKDENIHYNMAKAYFCDAQPANALECIKLALGLSPEHIEALKMYRLLTGISWEDNSNAPFQPPKGM